The Armatimonadota bacterium genome has a segment encoding these proteins:
- a CDS encoding Nramp family divalent metal transporter — protein sequence MHDQIDIAAGIPATNGGPPVYYRPELPAERRLRRRGPVRSLLPYLGPAFMVSVGYMDPGNWGTNIAAGAGFGYALLWVLLMSNLMALLLQTLAAKLGIVSGKTLAEMCRDEFSPGVTFFLWVVIEIAMMATDLAEFLGAALGFTILFHWPLLWSGLATAIVVYLILGLYRFGYRYVELAIAGLVAIIALAYVVELFYVKPDWMAVVHGTLIPRVPNAAALLVAIGMLGATVMPHNLFLHSGLVQARQPKERKGLGNHRNHSGWRDLHTKKLFRLAIIDSIFAMNGAWLVNSAMVIVAAAAFYYHKPPLNVTSIRDAHSTMAFLFGAGSPLVFGVALLAAGISSSATGTLAGQIVFEGFLHRKVNVFLRRFVTMVPALCVLALMEYRPKVVSDVSVLVWSQVCLSFALPFAIVPLIMFTRRKDLMGEHANLPLTNLVAYFVAAVIIALNVYLLYSTFAG from the coding sequence ATGCATGACCAGATAGATATCGCCGCCGGAATCCCCGCGACCAACGGCGGTCCGCCCGTCTACTATCGGCCGGAACTACCCGCGGAGCGCCGCCTGCGGCGTCGGGGGCCGGTACGCTCGCTCCTCCCGTACCTGGGGCCGGCCTTCATGGTCAGCGTGGGGTACATGGATCCCGGCAACTGGGGCACCAATATCGCCGCCGGCGCCGGGTTCGGGTACGCGCTGCTCTGGGTGTTGCTGATGAGCAACCTCATGGCCCTCCTCCTCCAGACTCTCGCGGCGAAGCTGGGAATCGTGAGCGGCAAGACGCTGGCGGAAATGTGCCGCGATGAGTTCTCCCCCGGCGTGACCTTCTTCCTCTGGGTGGTCATCGAGATCGCCATGATGGCGACCGACCTCGCCGAGTTCCTCGGCGCGGCCCTGGGATTCACCATTCTCTTCCATTGGCCGCTTCTCTGGAGCGGGCTGGCGACGGCCATCGTGGTCTACCTGATCCTGGGGCTGTACCGCTTCGGTTATCGTTACGTTGAACTCGCCATCGCGGGCCTCGTGGCTATCATCGCCCTCGCGTATGTGGTTGAGCTCTTCTACGTGAAGCCCGATTGGATGGCGGTGGTGCATGGCACGCTGATCCCCAGAGTACCCAACGCTGCAGCGCTTCTGGTGGCCATCGGCATGCTGGGCGCCACGGTGATGCCGCATAACCTCTTCCTGCACAGCGGATTGGTTCAGGCGAGACAGCCGAAAGAGCGCAAGGGCCTCGGCAACCACCGCAATCACAGCGGCTGGCGCGACCTTCACACGAAGAAGCTCTTCCGCCTGGCGATCATCGACTCGATTTTCGCGATGAACGGCGCGTGGCTGGTTAATTCGGCCATGGTCATCGTCGCGGCCGCCGCGTTCTACTACCACAAGCCGCCTCTGAACGTGACGTCGATTCGCGACGCTCACTCCACGATGGCCTTCCTCTTCGGGGCAGGCTCTCCGCTGGTGTTCGGTGTTGCGCTGCTGGCGGCCGGGATTTCGTCCAGCGCCACGGGCACGCTTGCGGGGCAGATTGTGTTCGAGGGGTTTCTGCACCGGAAAGTGAACGTATTTCTTCGGCGCTTCGTGACGATGGTACCCGCGCTGTGCGTGTTGGCGCTGATGGAGTACCGCCCGAAGGTGGTGAGTGATGTATCGGTTCTCGTGTGGAGCCAGGTGTGCCTGTCATTCGCCCTGCCGTTCGCGATCGTCCCGCTCATCATGTTCACGCGCCGGAAGGACCTCATGGGGGAGCACGCCAACCTGCCGCTGACCAATCTGGTGGCATACTTTGTGGCCGCCGTCATCATCGCGCTGAACGTGTACCTGCTGTATTCGACGTTCGCGGGGTAG
- a CDS encoding DUF559 domain-containing protein, with the protein MPTTDEQSILAGRARRIQDPLLSRARELRHDQTPAEELLWERLRDHRLGKAKFRRQHNVGPFIADFYCHSAALIVEVDGGIHAQQAERDSVRDEWAVANGFAVLRVTNDEVTGDIEAVLARITEALTP; encoded by the coding sequence ATGCCGACTACCGATGAACAATCGATCTTGGCCGGACGTGCCCGGAGGATACAAGACCCACTCCTTTCACGCGCTCGGGAGCTTCGGCACGACCAGACGCCCGCCGAGGAATTGCTCTGGGAGCGCCTCCGCGACCACCGGCTTGGCAAGGCGAAGTTCCGGCGCCAACACAACGTCGGGCCATTCATCGCAGACTTCTATTGCCACTCCGCGGCGCTGATCGTCGAGGTGGACGGCGGAATTCACGCGCAGCAAGCCGAGCGCGATTCGGTGCGCGATGAGTGGGCGGTGGCGAATGGTTTCGCGGTGCTTCGCGTGACGAATGACGAAGTGACCGGCGATATTGAGGCGGTACTGGCCAGAATCACCGAAGCCCTAACCCCCTAA
- a CDS encoding HlyD family efflux transporter periplasmic adaptor subunit, translating to MAKPKFNRKMIPLILAVAIVGVIAYNWIQDRRAALAPPEASGTVEATEIEVGPQVAGRIEKVLVAEGDKVKAGQVIARLDDRDLRAQLRQAVGQRDAALNTYLNIKSGSRAQQIAAARAQAAAAEATYAGARTNLVNAEIAFSHATDVKQSLTAAEAQVRALTAQYSAALRTAQAAGATASGAGDTLATAQEELDAVTELRQARDAAQGQYDSARAARERALTAMATSRADYDRITGLFTQGAVAKRDMDNSRLALDTAKAGLDTAEAQATAAKAGLDNATRALKDRLAARQGVISAQTAKAATSKQKDAAEAQARQVAAQLEGARQALTNAQTAWADRIQSRTLRDSSAAAVAAARGQADAARQNLLLLEAGNTADAVAAAKGQWQAAEGAVTLAQRHLAEALVKAPGDGQISTIVAREGEVVSAGLPIVKMLDVGHAYVRVYLPFRSFGKVKVGDKGTIDTDVTEGTFRGKVTEVATEAEFTPKNVETRDQRLQQVYWVKVAIDNPDGRLKPGMPAHVVLPNR from the coding sequence ATGGCGAAACCGAAATTCAACCGCAAGATGATCCCGCTAATTCTGGCCGTCGCAATCGTTGGAGTCATTGCGTACAACTGGATACAGGACCGGCGCGCCGCGCTCGCGCCGCCCGAAGCCAGCGGCACGGTGGAGGCGACCGAGATCGAGGTCGGCCCGCAAGTGGCGGGGCGGATCGAGAAGGTGTTGGTGGCAGAGGGCGACAAGGTCAAGGCTGGGCAGGTGATCGCGCGGCTTGACGATCGGGACCTGCGGGCGCAGCTTCGGCAAGCCGTCGGCCAGCGTGATGCGGCCCTGAATACGTACCTGAACATCAAGTCTGGTTCGCGGGCGCAGCAAATAGCGGCCGCACGGGCACAGGCAGCGGCGGCGGAGGCCACGTATGCCGGCGCGCGGACGAACCTCGTGAATGCTGAGATCGCGTTCAGCCATGCAACTGACGTAAAGCAATCTTTGACAGCGGCGGAGGCGCAGGTACGCGCCCTGACCGCGCAATATTCAGCGGCCCTTAGAACGGCGCAGGCGGCGGGAGCGACGGCTTCCGGGGCGGGTGATACGCTGGCGACGGCTCAAGAGGAACTGGACGCTGTGACGGAACTCCGGCAAGCGCGGGACGCGGCGCAGGGGCAGTACGATTCAGCGCGCGCGGCACGGGAGCGCGCCCTCACAGCAATGGCTACCTCTCGCGCGGACTACGACCGGATCACCGGTCTGTTCACTCAGGGCGCCGTCGCGAAACGCGATATGGACAACTCGCGGTTGGCGCTGGACACCGCGAAGGCCGGTCTGGACACCGCGGAGGCCCAGGCGACGGCGGCCAAGGCGGGACTGGATAACGCCACGCGTGCGCTAAAGGACCGATTGGCGGCCAGGCAAGGCGTGATTTCCGCCCAGACGGCGAAGGCCGCCACCTCGAAACAGAAAGACGCGGCGGAGGCTCAGGCCCGACAGGTCGCAGCGCAACTGGAAGGGGCGCGTCAGGCCCTGACGAACGCCCAGACCGCGTGGGCTGACCGAATTCAGTCACGAACGCTGCGGGATTCCTCGGCAGCGGCGGTGGCGGCCGCGAGAGGACAGGCTGACGCAGCGCGGCAGAACCTGTTGTTGCTTGAGGCGGGCAACACGGCCGATGCCGTGGCGGCGGCAAAGGGGCAATGGCAGGCAGCCGAGGGGGCCGTCACCCTGGCTCAAAGGCATCTTGCCGAGGCCCTGGTGAAGGCGCCAGGCGATGGGCAGATATCGACGATTGTGGCGCGTGAGGGCGAAGTCGTCTCTGCGGGGCTGCCCATCGTAAAGATGCTGGACGTTGGGCATGCCTACGTCAGGGTGTACCTGCCGTTCCGGAGCTTCGGGAAGGTGAAAGTGGGCGACAAAGGAACTATCGATACGGACGTTACCGAAGGGACCTTCAGGGGGAAGGTGACGGAAGTCGCCACCGAAGCGGAGTTCACGCCTAAGAACGTGGAGACCCGCGATCAAAGGCTGCAGCAGGTGTACTGGGTGAAGGTCGCCATCGATAACCCGGACGGACGTCTGAAGCCAGGCATGCCGGCGCACGTGGTTCTGCCGAACCGGTGA
- a CDS encoding TetR/AcrR family transcriptional regulator — protein MNTQEPDTRERLLIAAAHIYTQRGSRGMTTRAVAQRAGVSELTLFRQFGTKQGLLDALGERFASVENVDHLFAGADTGDLYTDLCAVARNAMAAMREVQLLMRVQLMEVSSHPEQEPFLAKRPLAAIRLLGAFFAHRQDTGEVGPGDPILFAHMFLALLFARTIGAPMFRHVIPHSEDVVIETFVEVFVHGVASRPENE, from the coding sequence ATGAACACGCAGGAACCTGATACTCGAGAAAGATTGCTGATCGCGGCGGCGCACATTTACACACAGCGCGGCAGTCGGGGCATGACGACGCGCGCGGTCGCCCAGCGGGCCGGCGTAAGCGAACTGACCCTTTTCCGCCAATTCGGCACCAAACAGGGGTTGCTGGACGCGCTCGGCGAGCGGTTCGCCAGCGTCGAGAACGTCGACCACCTTTTCGCCGGGGCGGATACAGGTGACCTTTACACGGATCTGTGCGCGGTCGCCAGGAACGCCATGGCGGCTATGCGGGAGGTTCAGTTGTTGATGCGCGTTCAGTTGATGGAGGTGTCCAGCCATCCGGAACAGGAGCCATTTCTCGCAAAGCGCCCCCTGGCGGCTATCAGACTGCTCGGTGCGTTCTTCGCGCACCGGCAGGATACCGGCGAAGTCGGGCCGGGGGATCCGATACTCTTTGCCCATATGTTCCTCGCCCTCCTGTTCGCGCGCACGATTGGCGCCCCGATGTTCCGGCACGTCATCCCGCACTCCGAAGACGTCGTCATCGAGACGTTCGTGGAAGTGTTCGTACACGGTGTGGCCTCCCGCCCGGAGAATGAATAA
- a CDS encoding HNH endonuclease codes for MTGEVLVLNNDYEPLNVCNARRAINLVFRGKADVLHHHDRPVSTMQGAWPRPTVVKLKHHVKRPYPELRLSRRGIFARDGHVCVYCGSPRELTLDHVIPRRLGGMTTWDNLVACCRPCNIRKGDKTPAQWGIQPARVPRKPRYVPFISLAKFLDSRQNETWRDYLPAFAELDGM; via the coding sequence ATGACAGGCGAAGTACTGGTTCTAAACAACGACTATGAACCCCTTAACGTGTGCAACGCACGTCGGGCCATTAACCTGGTGTTTCGGGGGAAGGCTGACGTTTTGCACCACCACGACCGGCCGGTATCTACCATGCAGGGCGCATGGCCGCGGCCGACGGTCGTCAAATTGAAGCATCACGTAAAGCGCCCGTACCCGGAACTGCGGCTTTCCCGCCGCGGTATCTTCGCGCGGGACGGGCACGTGTGCGTGTACTGTGGATCGCCGCGTGAACTCACGCTCGACCACGTGATACCGCGCCGCCTCGGCGGTATGACAACCTGGGATAACCTGGTTGCATGCTGCCGGCCCTGTAACATCAGGAAAGGCGACAAGACGCCGGCTCAGTGGGGCATCCAGCCGGCGCGCGTTCCGCGGAAGCCGCGGTACGTGCCTTTCATCAGCCTTGCGAAGTTCCTCGACAGCCGCCAGAACGAAACCTGGCGCGATTACCTGCCGGCATTCGCTGAACTCGACGGCATGTAA